CGGTAAGGACGGCGAAGCCCGTACGGTGCACGACTGGACCAACGCAGGCTCCGCGCACGCGATGGGCGGCTCCATGGGCAAGGCGGCACTGCTCGCCCAGGTCGTCGAACGGGACCCGCGCGACTTCGGCGGCAAGGACCTGATCGCCGGCCTGGCCGACGCGGTCTGCACAGCGAAGAGCGCCGCGCCGGACCGGAGTTGCGCCGACAAGGGCTCCTACAGCTACGCGATGTCCGTCTTCGGCCAGTCCCTCGGCGTCATCGCCCAGGTGCGGGCGGGCGAGACGAAGGCGGCCGAGGCCCCGATCGGCTATCTGGCCGGGCTCCAGCACCCCTCCTCGGGAGCCTGGCCCAGCCTGGTCCCGCCGACAGGTGACGCGGACGTCGACTCCACCGCGATGGCCGCGATGGCCCTGGACCTGGTCCCCGGCGACGCCCACGCGGCGGCCGTGGACAAGGCGCTGGCCTGGATCGCCTCGAAGCAGCTCAAGGGCGGCGGCTTCCCGGGCGCGGCGGGCAACTCGGTGAACTCGGCGGCGCTCGCCGTACAGGGCCTGTCCCTGGACGCCGAGAAGTACGGCAGGCAGATCACGAAGGCGCTGAAGTTCCTCGCCTCGCAGCAGAACACGGACGGCGGCTTCAACGTGGCCGAGGAAGGGCAGCGGGGCTCCGACCTGCGCGCCTCGACGCAGGCGGTGGGCGGTTCGACCGGCATCTCCTTCGGTGTGCTGACCCGCTCCCTGGCCGGTACGACGCCGAATCCGGTGCCGACCCCCTCCACCACCCCGGTGATCGTCACGCCCGGGACAGCGCGGGCTCCGCCGGCGGACCGGGCGTCGTGAACGCGGGCGGTCCGGGCAGTGGCGGTGGTGGTCTCGCCTCGACGGGTGGGCAGGCGCTGGGCCTCGCCGCGGCGGCCGCCGTACTCGTCCTGGCGGGCTGGGGCGCGGTCGTGGCCACGCGCAAGCGGCGTACGGCCGTGGGCGGTGACCTGTGAGGTCCCGTCTCCGCCGGGCGGTCGGCCATGCCCTGGCCGTACTCGGCCTGACGGGCGCGGCGTTCCTCGCACCCGCCTCCCCGGCAGCGGCGGCCCCGCAGCCGATCGGCCGGTGCACGACCTCCTCGGGCGTCGTCCTGGCCGTCGACTTCAGCCACTGGGGCGGTCCCGTCTACCGCTCCTGCGGTACGACGCCGACCACGGGCTACGAGCTGCTCAACCAGGGCGGCTGGCAGACCACCGGCACCGGGCACGACGGGCCGGCGTTCATCTGCCGGATCGGGTACAGCGGCCACCAGGGCGGCAAGCAGTACCCGCCGCCCCAGCAGGAGGACTGCGTCCTCACCCCGCCCGCCTCCGCCTACTGGTCGTACTGGCACGCCGACCCCGGGGAGAACACCTGGGAGTACAGCCAGCTCGGGGCCATGAGCTACAAGCCCCGGCCGGGCAGCGTGGACCTGTGGATCTTCGGCGGGACGAACATCGAGGGCACGAAGGGCCGCCCGACGCTCACACCGAACCAGCTGCGCGCCCGCAACTCCCGCCCCACAGGCGGCGATCCGGCACCGCAGCCGAAGCCGAAGCCCGATCCCGTACGGACGACTCCGCAGCAGCCGGCTGGGGGTGGCCAGGCTCCGCCGCCCGCGGCGCCGTCGGAGACGGCGGCGGCGTCCCCTTCGCCGTCCCCCTCCGCGAGCGCGTCCCCGTCCGCCTCCGCCTCCCCCAGTGCCTCTGCCTCGGCCCCGGTCTCCGCGTCGCCGAGTGAGGTGGTGGCGGCACCGGGCGGTGCGGCGAAGGTGGTGGACGCGGCACCGGCGCCGGACGCCGGGCACGACTCCGGCTCGGTGGTGCCCGTCGCGGCGACGGCCGGTCTCGTGGCGGTGATCGGCGGCGCGGCCGTGTTCGCCGCGAAACGCCGCCGCCGTGGGGAGTAGCGCCCGCGTGCCGCGTACCGCTGCCGTGAAAGCCGGCCCGGCCGGGAGAGGCGGCACGCCGGTGTCCGCCCCCGGGCCGGACACCGGCGGCAGGCGGCTTCCGCCGGTGTCCGCCCCCGGGCCGGACACCGGCGGCAGGCGGCTTCCGCGCACCCTGCATCCGCTCGCCTGGTGGATCTGGGCGCTCGCTCTGGCCACCGCCGTCAGCCGGACCAACAACCCGCTGCTGCTCTTCCTGGTGCTGGCGGTGCTCGGTTACGTCATCACCATGCGGCGCACCGAGGCCCCGTGGGCGCGCGGCTTCAAGTACTACCTCTGTCTGGCGCTGACGGTCGTCGCGATCAGGGTGGTCTTCCGGGCCGTCTTCGCCACCGGGATGCGGCCGACCGACCACCACCTCTTCTCGCTCCCGCACATTCCGACGCCGGACTGGTACGCGGGCATCCAGCTCGGCGGCCCGGTCTCCCTGGAGGCGCTGCTGTCGGCCGCAACGGACGGCCTGCGGCTCGCCTGCATGCTGTGCTGCATCGGCGCGGCGAACACGCTCGCCAACCCGAAGCGGGCGCTGCGCGTGCTGCCGGGCGCGCTGTACGAACTCGGCGTCGCCGTGACGGTCTCGATCAGCGTCGCCCCTCAACTGGTCCAGAGCGTGCAGCGGGTGGCGCGCGCCCGTCGTCTGCGGGCCGGGCGCAACAAGGGGTTGAAGGCGCTGCGGGGCATCGTCGTGCCGGTGCTGGAGGACGCGTTGGAGCGGTCGCTGCGGCTCGCCGCGGCGATGGATTCGCGCGGTTACGGGCGGGCGGGTTCGGCGACGCGTGGCTCGCGCCGTCTGACCGGGGCGCTGATGCTGCTGGGGATGTGCGGGCTCTGCGCCGGGGCGTACGGGCTCCTCGACCCGACCGCGCCCAAGCTGCTCGGGCTGCCCGCGCTGGCGGCCGGTTCGGTGCTCTGCCTGGCCGGGCTGCGGCTCGGCGGGCGCCGGGTGACACGGACGACGTACCGGCCCGATCCCTGGCGGTTCGCGGAGTGGGCGGTGGCGTCCTGCGGGGTGCTGTCGGCGGTGCTGCTGTTCGTCAACGTGGGTTACGACCCGGCCGCGTTGAACCCGTCCATCTATCCCCTCAGCTGGCCGACGCTGCCGCTCGTCCCGGCCGCCGCCATCCTGCTCGCCGGGGCGGCCGGATTCCTGGCCCCGCCGCCGAGCAGGCCACTCCCGTACGTCTCCGCACCGCGCACCGAGGAAGCCGCATGATCACCTTCGACCAGGTCACCGTCGAGTACGACGGGGCCGCCGAGCCGGTCCTGCGGGAGGTGAACCTGGAGGTCGAGGAGGGCGAGCTCTGCCTCGTGGTGGGCCATACCGGGGTCGGCAAATCGACACTGCTGGGCGCGGTCAACGGGCTCGTGCCGCACTTCACGGGCGGCACGCTGTACGGCACGGTCACCGTCGACGGCCGCTCCACCGCCGACCACCCGCCCCGCGAACTGGCCGATGTGGTCGGTGTGGTCGGCCAGGACCCGCTGGACGGTTTCGTGACGGACACGGTCGAGGAGGAACTCGCCTATGCGATGCAGCAGTTGGCGATCTCTCCGGCGGTGATGCGCAAGCGGGTGGAGGAGACCCTCGATCTGCTCGGGCTCGCCGATCTGCGCCACCGGGCGCTGTACGAACTCTCCGGCGGGCAGCAGCAGCGCGTGGCCATCGGCTCGGTCCTCACCGCGCACCCCCGCGTCCTCGTGCTGGACGAGCCGACGTCCGCGCTGGACCCGACGGCGGCGGAGGAGGTCCTGGCCGCGGTGACACGTCTGGTCCATGACCTGGGCGTGACGGTGCTGCTGGCCGAGCACCGCCTGGAGCGGGTGGTGCAGTACGCGGACCGGGTCATCCACCTGCCGGGCAACGGCCTCGTGGTCTCCGGCGCCCCGGCGGACATCTTCACCACGTCGTCGATCGCGCCGCCCATCGTGGAGCTGGGCCGCGCCGCGCGCTGGTCGCCGCTGCCGCTCTCGGTCCGGGACGCCCGCCGGGCCGCCGCCCCACTGCGCACCGCCCTGGCGGCCACCCCGCCCCCGCCGGTCCGCCCGGTGCCGGAGGAGCGCGGAGCGGCCCTGCTCACGGCGCGCGGGGTCACGGTGGCGTACCGGGGCGTGGCGGCGGTCCGCGAGGTGGACCTCGATCTGCGGGGCGGCGAGATCACCGCGCTGATGGGCCGCAACGGATCGGGCAAGTCGTCGCTCCTGTGGGCGCTCCAGGGCTCGGGGCCGCGCAAGTCCGGTACGGTGCTTGTCGATCGGGGGCCCGCGGAGGGCTCGCGCACCCCGGCGAAGGGCAGCGACCCCAGGAGCCTCTCCGCCGCCGAGGCGAGAACGCTCGTCGGTCTCGTCCCGCAGACCCCGACGGACCTGCTCTACCTGGAAAGCGTCAGGCAGGAACTCGACCAGGCCGACGCGGAGTCGGCCGCCCCGGACGGCGCGGGCCTCTCCGCCCGCGCGATCCTGGACCGGCTGGCACCGGGCATCGACGGCGCCACGCACCCACGGGACCTCTCCGAGGGCCAGAAGCTGGCGCTGGTCCTCGCCATCCAGCTGACGGCGGCACCCCGGGTGCTGCTGCTGGACGAGCCCACCCGGGGACTCGACTACCGGGCGAAGACCCAGCTCATCGCCATGGTCGACGAACTGGCCGCCGAGGGCAGGGCGGTGGTGATCTCCACCCACGACGTCGAGTTCGCGGCACGGGCGGCGGACCGGGTGGTCGTGATGGCCGAGGGAGACATCGTCGCGGACGGCCCGACCACCGAAGTGATCGTCGCCTCCCCTGTGTTCGCCCCGCAGGTGGCGAAGATCCTCGCGCCGCTCCCGTACCTGACGGTCGGTCAAGTCGTCCCCGTGCTTCCGGCCGAGGAGGCGGGCGCGTGACAGGACTTCCGCGCCTCACCGACCGCTCGGCCGGTGCCATCCGTATCGGCCCGCGCGCCGGAATCGTCATCGCCCTGGCGGCCTTCCTCGGCCTGGTCGCGTTCTTCTGGCCGTTCCTGGTCGCGCCGGGACGCCTGGGTGCCGACTACGCCCCACCGCTGATCTTCGGCGTCCTGCTGATCCTCGTCCTCTGCGTGGTGGTCTCCGAGATCGCCGAGGGCGGCATCAACTCGAAGGCGCTGGCGATGCTCGGGGTGCTCTCCGCCGTCAACGCGGCGCTGCGGCCGCTCGGCGCGGGCACGGCGGGGATCGAGACGGTCTTCTTCGTCCTGGTCCTGGCGGGCCGCGTCTACGGTCCCGGTTTCGGCTTCACGCTGGGGTGCACCTCGCTCTTCGCGTCCGCGCTGATCACCGGCGGGGTCGGCCCGTGGATGCCGTACCAGATGTTCGGCTGCGCTTTCGTCGGCATGCTCGCGGGTCTGCTGCCCCGCGCCACTGGCCGGCGCGAGGTGTTGATGCTCGCGGTCTACGGTTCACTCTCCGGCTATCTCTTCGGCTTCCTGCTGAACCTGTCCTTCTGGCCGTTCTCGGTCGACCCCAACAGCTCCATCGCGTACCTCCCCGGCCTGCCCTTCACCGAGCAGTGGCAGCGCTACCTCGCCTTCGACGTGGCGACGTCGCTGGGCTGGGACACCGGACGGGCCGTCACGAACTTCCTCTGCATCACGCTGGCCGGCCCGGCCGTGCTCACCACGTTCCGGCGGGCGGCCCGGAAGGCGCGTTTCCGGGCTCCGGTGCGGTTCGTGGGGCCGAAGGCGGAGGAAGGAACCGGCCGAGCAGGCACGGCGTGAGCCCGGTCGGCCTGCGTCGCGCCGCACGCCTCCTCCTATTCTGAGCCCGTGGAACCACCTCACGATCATCAGAAGGCCACGGACGCCTCCCGCTACCGCGCGGAGCTGAGGCGCGTGCTGGACACGGTCTCACCGGACGTGGCCCGACGGCTCGCGGCGATCCGCGACACCGCCACGGAACGGACCGACGGGGTCGTCATCGACGTGTTCCCCGATCAGGACGGCGAAGGCACGTTCGCCGTCTGGGCGCGGTTCGAGGGCAGCGACGCCTTCGTACTGGACCGGCGGCTCGGGGACGACCGCCAGCTCCTCGCGGTCGTCCACTCCGAGACCGGCTGGACGCCCCCCGTACCGGACCGGCCCGCCTCCTGGTCCACCGCGCGCCTCGGGGACGTCCTGTTCGATGTCGTCGCCGAGTGGATCGACGCGCTCGTCCCGCCCGACGGCACCGGCCTGTTCTGGGAGGTCACCGCACCGGACGGCACCCAGGAGCGCCGCCCGGTGGGGCCGGGCCGCTGAGCGCCCTCGCGGCCCGCGGTGATCAGCCCGTACGGTTGTAGATCGCCGTGCCGGGACACGCCGTGACGCCCAGCCGGGTACCGCAGCCCGTGTACTGGCCGGAACCGTTCCACCACGCCCAGCCGCCGATGGTTCGGCCGTTCAACCAGGTGTACTGGCCGTTGTAGTTGGCGTCGTACGTGCGCAGGCTCCAGTGCACATGCGCGCCGGTCGCGGCGCCACCGGCGCAGGTGTCGGTCCCGATCGTGCCGAGCAGTGCGCTCCGGGCGATCGACGTACCGTTGTAGTAGGTGGTGCCCCGCATGTGGTAATAGTCCGTGGAGAATCCGCCGGGGTGGATCACCCGGGTCCACCCGCCGCCCGGGCCGCACATCGAGGTCGCCGTGCCCTCGCGCGAGGAACGGACCAGTCCGCTCGCGTTGCCGCCGGCGAAGTCGAGAGCGCTCCAGTTACCGGCGCCGCCGTCGTGGGAGTGGGGACCACCGGTGAGGGTCATGTAGTGGTCCGGCATCCAGGGCAGCAGGAGACCGTTGGTGCTGGCAGCGGCGCCGACCCAGGCCTGCGGATCGGCCCTGCGCTCCGCGTACGCCGTCATGTTCCGCCGCTCCGCCGCGCCGACCAGCGGGGACCGGGCGACGAAGGCGGCGAACTCCCGGTCGCCCTCCAGGCCCGCGACCCATCGCCCGTCCTGCCGGTGCGCGATGTACAGCCACCCTTCCGGCCCGCCGTGCCGGTCACGGGAGGCTTCGACATAGGCGACGCCCCGGGCCCAGTCACCCTCGGCGGCCCGCACATCGACGACCACGTCGCGGCCCTCGTCGGCAAGCCGCGACACGGCCGCCACCGGAGCGAGACGCGCGGCGTCGCGGGATCGCACGAGGGCGTCGGCGGTGACCGCGTCGATCAGCTGCTCGCGGTCGGCGCCGACACGAGCGCCCACAGCGGACGGCATCTTCACGACGACATCGGCGGCGGGCGCCTTGGAGGGCCCGGCCGAGGTGCTGCCGGGGACCGCCGTTGCCACAGGGGCGACGGCGAGCAGCCCGGTGACGGCGAGCGCGGCGACGGTGGCTCTCAGAGGTAGTCCGGAGAACACAGGCGGTGCTCCTTTCACGTGGGGACCGGCCGGGACCGGGGCGGACAGGTCGGCCGCGACGGCCGGGCGCGGCTCCGGGACTCGGGGCGGAGTCCTGCATCCCGCCCTGGCCCGGAAGGGCAGGCTTTAGCGTGCACCTGTCAAAGATTGGCGGCCCTGGTCGACGCGCGTCAACCAGCGGGAACAGGCCACACCGGAGCGAGTCGATCAGGGCTCCCGGGCGGGCGACGGACCGGCCGGACGGCCGACCGGAGCCG
This DNA window, taken from Streptomyces griseus subsp. griseus, encodes the following:
- a CDS encoding energy-coupling factor transporter transmembrane component T, translated to MSAPGPDTGGRRLPPVSAPGPDTGGRRLPRTLHPLAWWIWALALATAVSRTNNPLLLFLVLAVLGYVITMRRTEAPWARGFKYYLCLALTVVAIRVVFRAVFATGMRPTDHHLFSLPHIPTPDWYAGIQLGGPVSLEALLSAATDGLRLACMLCCIGAANTLANPKRALRVLPGALYELGVAVTVSISVAPQLVQSVQRVARARRLRAGRNKGLKALRGIVVPVLEDALERSLRLAAAMDSRGYGRAGSATRGSRRLTGALMLLGMCGLCAGAYGLLDPTAPKLLGLPALAAGSVLCLAGLRLGGRRVTRTTYRPDPWRFAEWAVASCGVLSAVLLFVNVGYDPAALNPSIYPLSWPTLPLVPAAAILLAGAAGFLAPPPSRPLPYVSAPRTEEAA
- a CDS encoding ABC transporter ATP-binding protein encodes the protein MITFDQVTVEYDGAAEPVLREVNLEVEEGELCLVVGHTGVGKSTLLGAVNGLVPHFTGGTLYGTVTVDGRSTADHPPRELADVVGVVGQDPLDGFVTDTVEEELAYAMQQLAISPAVMRKRVEETLDLLGLADLRHRALYELSGGQQQRVAIGSVLTAHPRVLVLDEPTSALDPTAAEEVLAAVTRLVHDLGVTVLLAEHRLERVVQYADRVIHLPGNGLVVSGAPADIFTTSSIAPPIVELGRAARWSPLPLSVRDARRAAAPLRTALAATPPPPVRPVPEERGAALLTARGVTVAYRGVAAVREVDLDLRGGEITALMGRNGSGKSSLLWALQGSGPRKSGTVLVDRGPAEGSRTPAKGSDPRSLSAAEARTLVGLVPQTPTDLLYLESVRQELDQADAESAAPDGAGLSARAILDRLAPGIDGATHPRDLSEGQKLALVLAIQLTAAPRVLLLDEPTRGLDYRAKTQLIAMVDELAAEGRAVVISTHDVEFAARAADRVVVMAEGDIVADGPTTEVIVASPVFAPQVAKILAPLPYLTVGQVVPVLPAEEAGA
- a CDS encoding ECF transporter S component, which gives rise to MTGLPRLTDRSAGAIRIGPRAGIVIALAAFLGLVAFFWPFLVAPGRLGADYAPPLIFGVLLILVLCVVVSEIAEGGINSKALAMLGVLSAVNAALRPLGAGTAGIETVFFVLVLAGRVYGPGFGFTLGCTSLFASALITGGVGPWMPYQMFGCAFVGMLAGLLPRATGRREVLMLAVYGSLSGYLFGFLLNLSFWPFSVDPNSSIAYLPGLPFTEQWQRYLAFDVATSLGWDTGRAVTNFLCITLAGPAVLTTFRRAARKARFRAPVRFVGPKAEEGTGRAGTA
- a CDS encoding DUF6389 family protein; this encodes MEPPHDHQKATDASRYRAELRRVLDTVSPDVARRLAAIRDTATERTDGVVIDVFPDQDGEGTFAVWARFEGSDAFVLDRRLGDDRQLLAVVHSETGWTPPVPDRPASWSTARLGDVLFDVVAEWIDALVPPDGTGLFWEVTAPDGTQERRPVGPGR
- a CDS encoding M23 family metallopeptidase, yielding MFSGLPLRATVAALAVTGLLAVAPVATAVPGSTSAGPSKAPAADVVVKMPSAVGARVGADREQLIDAVTADALVRSRDAARLAPVAAVSRLADEGRDVVVDVRAAEGDWARGVAYVEASRDRHGGPEGWLYIAHRQDGRWVAGLEGDREFAAFVARSPLVGAAERRNMTAYAERRADPQAWVGAAASTNGLLLPWMPDHYMTLTGGPHSHDGGAGNWSALDFAGGNASGLVRSSREGTATSMCGPGGGWTRVIHPGGFSTDYYHMRGTTYYNGTSIARSALLGTIGTDTCAGGAATGAHVHWSLRTYDANYNGQYTWLNGRTIGGWAWWNGSGQYTGCGTRLGVTACPGTAIYNRTG